Proteins co-encoded in one Deinococcus aestuarii genomic window:
- a CDS encoding 3'-5' exonuclease, with the protein MTRLVLAQPFVRRLGQLPNQDQKLVRDAVMQLYLDVQMGERPRHGLRWHGLDSPNLYSISPNMDYRVILYHQGEDYVVLYADHHDRAYDWARRRRLEVHPHTGAMQVAVTEERTEVITQVVTEERPFGSYDAAYLLQLGVPERLVQTVRHASERNAHELLELLPEEVAERLLGLLAGDLVTPPAPAAGDPFLHPDARSLFVVAEDESALERALSGSWQEWTVFLHPSQRSVVERSFRGATRLTGGAGTGKTVVALHRAARLAEAGGRVLLTTYSRTLVIRLEELLGALALSPGARQNITVVTVHALARQLEAELGLPPRQPEDSPAALRARFELAARRTGSGLSPEFLLAEWRGVIEAQGLRTWEEYRDARRTGRGTPLGVRGRQEVWQVAQEMRAALAADGKFTWRTLCDAVTAGLAGRAPLFDHVIADEAQDLGPSEVRFLLALTGGAADHLLLAMDEGQRIYQRAFSMRALGLNFQGRSTRLKLNYRTSRQIRELADRVLPGTLRDADEAVERRLTLSRFQGPPPTVLHLPNPEAEFAHLGRWLEERLAGGLSPAEIAVFTRHDPVTTAARVQAITGHAAAVVGQGDEATDPRKISVSTMHRAKGLEFRAVAVVGLNDEALPSAQRLAELTDPGDQEDFIAQERHLLYVAATRARDWLLLTYSGEASRFLRALLTAGHDAA; encoded by the coding sequence GTGACCCGCCTTGTGCTGGCCCAGCCGTTCGTGCGGCGGCTCGGGCAGCTCCCGAATCAGGACCAGAAGCTCGTGCGGGACGCGGTGATGCAGCTCTACCTCGACGTGCAGATGGGGGAGCGGCCCCGGCACGGGTTGCGCTGGCACGGCCTGGACAGCCCGAACCTGTACAGCATCTCCCCGAACATGGACTACCGCGTCATCCTCTACCACCAGGGAGAGGACTACGTGGTGCTGTACGCCGATCACCACGACCGGGCCTACGACTGGGCCCGGCGGCGGCGGCTGGAAGTTCACCCGCACACCGGGGCGATGCAGGTCGCCGTGACCGAGGAGCGCACCGAGGTGATCACGCAGGTCGTCACCGAGGAGCGGCCCTTCGGGAGCTACGACGCGGCGTACCTGCTGCAACTGGGCGTGCCCGAGCGGCTCGTCCAGACGGTGCGGCACGCGAGTGAGCGCAACGCCCACGAGCTGCTGGAACTGCTGCCCGAGGAGGTGGCCGAACGCCTGCTGGGGCTGCTGGCCGGGGACCTCGTCACGCCCCCGGCCCCCGCCGCGGGAGACCCCTTCCTGCATCCGGACGCCCGCTCGCTCTTCGTGGTGGCCGAGGACGAGTCCGCCCTCGAGCGGGCGTTGAGCGGCTCGTGGCAGGAGTGGACCGTCTTCCTGCATCCGTCGCAGCGCAGCGTGGTGGAGCGCTCCTTCCGGGGGGCCACCCGACTCACTGGCGGCGCCGGAACGGGCAAGACCGTCGTCGCCCTGCACCGCGCGGCCCGCCTCGCGGAGGCAGGCGGGCGGGTGCTCCTCACCACCTACTCGCGGACGCTGGTCATCCGGCTGGAGGAACTGCTCGGCGCCCTGGCCCTCTCCCCAGGGGCGCGGCAGAACATCACGGTGGTCACCGTGCACGCCCTGGCCCGCCAGTTGGAGGCGGAGCTCGGCCTGCCGCCCCGGCAGCCGGAGGACAGCCCTGCGGCCCTCAGGGCGCGCTTCGAGCTGGCGGCGCGCCGGACAGGAAGCGGCCTGTCCCCCGAGTTCCTGCTGGCCGAGTGGCGGGGCGTGATCGAGGCGCAGGGACTGCGCACCTGGGAGGAGTACCGGGACGCCCGGCGTACCGGCCGGGGCACCCCGCTCGGTGTGAGAGGCCGGCAGGAGGTCTGGCAGGTCGCCCAGGAGATGCGGGCGGCGCTGGCTGCCGACGGGAAATTCACGTGGCGCACCCTGTGCGACGCGGTGACGGCGGGCCTGGCCGGCAGGGCGCCCCTCTTCGACCACGTGATCGCGGACGAGGCCCAGGACCTCGGGCCCAGCGAGGTGCGCTTCTTGCTGGCGCTGACGGGGGGCGCGGCCGACCACCTGCTGCTGGCGATGGACGAGGGCCAGCGCATCTACCAACGGGCCTTTTCCATGCGGGCCCTGGGCCTGAACTTTCAGGGTCGCAGCACGCGGCTCAAGCTCAATTACCGCACCTCGCGGCAGATCCGGGAACTGGCCGACCGGGTGTTGCCCGGCACCCTGCGGGACGCCGACGAAGCGGTGGAGCGGCGCCTGACCCTCTCGCGGTTCCAGGGGCCGCCGCCCACGGTGCTTCACCTGCCCAACCCGGAGGCGGAGTTTGCCCACCTCGGGCGCTGGCTGGAAGAGCGCTTGGCCGGTGGGCTGAGCCCCGCCGAGATCGCCGTGTTCACGCGGCACGACCCGGTGACGACCGCCGCGCGGGTGCAGGCCATCACCGGCCACGCGGCGGCCGTGGTGGGGCAGGGTGACGAGGCCACCGATCCCCGCAAGATCAGCGTCTCGACCATGCACCGCGCCAAGGGCCTGGAATTCCGGGCCGTGGCGGTCGTGGGGCTGAACGACGAAGCCCTGCCCTCGGCGCAGCGGCTTGCGGAACTCACCGACCCTGGGGACCAGGAGGACTTCATCGCCCAGGAGCGGCACCTGCTGTACGTGGCGGCCACCCGGGCCCGGGACTGGCTGCTGTTGACCTACTCCGGCGAGGCCAGCCGGTTCCTGAGGGCGCTGTTGACGGCAGGGCATGACGCGGCCTGA
- a CDS encoding DUF1819 family protein produces MPVTLPGPTALTNVQFLLAESTQVAQALLDGATWEDLRLAAREGRLFGPGKASSQLTVLTALRGRFGDLPGELLPDLAQGTLEARRTLVLALVTRRKPLLRDFLADVLLHKWRRLDRQVTDADARAFLTHQAEQHREVATWSPATAQKTRGNLTRFLVDAGVLRERRKGEFEILPQYLAPQVRAAVQRLDPLLFPLLEALQ; encoded by the coding sequence ATGCCCGTGACCCTGCCCGGCCCCACCGCGCTCACCAATGTCCAGTTCTTGCTCGCCGAGAGCACCCAGGTGGCGCAGGCGCTCCTCGACGGCGCCACCTGGGAGGACCTCCGCCTCGCGGCGCGCGAGGGCCGGCTGTTCGGCCCCGGCAAGGCCAGCAGCCAGCTCACCGTGTTGACGGCCCTGAGGGGCCGCTTCGGAGACCTCCCCGGGGAGCTGCTGCCCGACCTCGCGCAGGGCACCCTCGAGGCGCGCCGCACCCTCGTCCTGGCGCTCGTGACCCGCCGCAAGCCCCTGCTGCGTGACTTTCTCGCGGACGTCCTGCTGCACAAGTGGCGGCGCCTCGACAGGCAGGTCACGGACGCCGATGCCCGCGCCTTTCTCACCCATCAGGCCGAGCAGCACCGGGAGGTCGCCACCTGGTCTCCCGCCACCGCGCAGAAGACACGGGGCAACCTCACCCGCTTTCTTGTAGATGCGGGTGTGCTTCGGGAACGCCGGAAGGGCGAATTCGAGATCCTGCCGCAGTACCTCGCGCCACAGGTCAGGGCGGCCGTTCAGCGCCTCGACCCGCTCCTCTTCCCGCTGCTGGAGGCCCTACAGTGA
- a CDS encoding DUF1788 domain-containing protein, whose product MSLEGRLSALGPALLDPKLLRGRGLGNEIGFYIFDYPPERDPDVQRALPKVVQVVEAGGIQVQVVDLYRTVLGLLEERGYLDKALALEEARGPAALQGALKPLLSPGKVADAVARQAQGAELVLLTQVGAAYPLLRSHSILNNLHERLDQVPVVMFFPGTYDGQQLRLFGLFKDDNYYRAFRLLPEGSQGVNP is encoded by the coding sequence GTGAGCCTGGAAGGCCGTCTGAGCGCCCTGGGCCCCGCGCTGCTTGACCCCAAGCTGCTGCGGGGCCGGGGGCTGGGCAACGAGATCGGGTTTTACATCTTCGACTACCCCCCGGAGCGGGACCCCGACGTCCAGCGGGCGCTGCCGAAGGTCGTGCAGGTCGTGGAGGCGGGGGGCATTCAGGTTCAGGTGGTCGACCTCTACCGCACCGTGCTCGGCCTGCTGGAGGAGCGGGGGTACCTGGACAAGGCCCTGGCGCTGGAGGAGGCGCGGGGCCCGGCGGCCCTGCAGGGGGCCCTCAAGCCCCTGCTGTCCCCGGGGAAGGTGGCGGACGCGGTGGCCCGGCAGGCCCAGGGGGCCGAGCTGGTGCTGCTCACCCAGGTGGGGGCCGCGTACCCGTTGCTGCGGTCGCACAGCATCCTCAACAACCTGCACGAGCGGCTGGATCAGGTGCCGGTGGTCATGTTCTTTCCCGGCACCTATGACGGCCAGCAACTGCGGCTCTTCGGCCTGTTCAAGGACGACAACTACTACCGGGCGTTCCGCCTGCTGCCCGAGGGCTCCCAAGGAGTGAACCCATGA
- the brxC gene encoding BREX system P-loop protein BrxC, producing the protein MTSIPHLPIGELFFRRIDRGINGVIKAGQQDDSNVVQELDEYVVTRELDGQFRRFFEHYADSLEKPTDKVGVWISGFFGSGKSHFLKILSYLLANREVRGHRAVTFFDEEKLPDPLVRAMVERAARAADHTDVILFNIDAKADASSKTTKEAVAKVMHKAFDEHLGYLASSPEMAALERMLDKRGKYADFKAAFEAAAGAPWTEVRDGWAFHQEEILRALHEAAGLTEEEGQRWLESLGVQRDPSAEEFAREVRDYLHRRGKAHRVLFMVDEVGQYVGDNSSLMLNLQSVAEELGTQAPGRAWILVTSQEDIDRVLDGKGKGNDFSKIQGRFNTRISLSSANTDEVIRRRLLGKTEDGERALRALYDSAQATLKNLITFNQDATLLGYRDAESFVANYPFIPYQFKLLQEAFTAIRQTGHSGKHLSEGERSMLNAFQDAARAYGDRPLGSLVPFEVFYSAVEGFLDSNVRRVIDQARENPALEPQDTHLLKTLFMLKHVKEIRTNLDNLTTLSLSHVDEDKLALRDRIQASLARLEKQTLISRNGEVWTFLTNEEQDVGREIKSIDVTEGELNAELQKRVWQSVYPATSLKYDAYHPYSFNRKLDDRPFGAATHDIGLHVVTPYAERFQDFSADNLAALQSNAVLVGGSIEALVILPDDRLLFEELAEMVRTDKYVARKSGQDNTPSMRQIISARAEENAARKARIETNLRQAVTNARVYVLGSRLGSPGGNHTEVLTGALRALIDNGYPKRQFLEKPHQTEGDVARAFTTPDDSQNLDGEDPNHLALDDMARWLGEQGLRNVRVTVRTLLDQFTRRPYGWTEPEALGVLATLVVKGQVELHRAQKPIDPGEPGLAGRLLKKAGQEETVVRLSDAIDPKTLGAARKLAREYLTNADKLSTADAPKLAAEYRAQLQRDREELTRSQEKAGQGYPFGAALKEPQATLDALLATSGTAALLGEVQAREEALEDWIDLRAKLQSFYGGAQVKIFDEVRRDLADLEPDLTRVNAPELQDRIKRARDMLAMPDPVKVIPQLSGLLKPVKAHVEDLLAESKTKVRAVLDEEVTRLQAIAGELGAEETRKLTGPILEVRGRLDAARTIDAAESSQIAVQNAAARVEGDILRAINERARKVTSQPGGGQPSGGETPQPALKPIRTLKVRSMTAAPYLESAQDIEQFLGALKTQLEQAVQNGERVRIE; encoded by the coding sequence ATGACCAGCATCCCCCACCTCCCTATCGGAGAGCTGTTTTTCCGGCGCATCGACCGGGGCATCAACGGCGTCATCAAGGCCGGGCAGCAGGACGACAGCAACGTCGTGCAGGAGCTCGACGAGTACGTGGTCACCCGCGAGCTCGACGGCCAGTTCCGGCGCTTTTTTGAGCACTATGCCGACTCGCTTGAAAAGCCCACCGACAAGGTGGGCGTGTGGATCAGCGGCTTTTTCGGCAGCGGCAAGTCGCACTTCCTGAAGATCCTGTCCTACCTGCTGGCGAACCGGGAGGTGCGCGGCCACCGGGCCGTCACCTTTTTCGACGAGGAGAAGCTGCCCGACCCCCTCGTGCGGGCGATGGTGGAGAGGGCGGCGCGCGCCGCCGACCACACCGACGTGATCCTCTTCAACATCGACGCCAAGGCGGACGCGAGCAGCAAGACCACCAAGGAGGCCGTGGCGAAGGTCATGCACAAGGCCTTCGACGAGCACCTGGGGTACCTGGCGAGCAGCCCCGAGATGGCGGCCCTGGAGCGCATGCTCGACAAGCGCGGCAAGTACGCGGACTTCAAGGCGGCCTTCGAGGCGGCGGCGGGGGCGCCCTGGACGGAGGTCCGTGACGGCTGGGCCTTCCACCAGGAGGAGATTCTCCGGGCCCTGCACGAGGCGGCCGGGCTGACGGAGGAAGAGGGGCAGCGCTGGCTGGAGAGCCTGGGTGTGCAGCGTGATCCCAGCGCCGAGGAGTTCGCCCGGGAGGTGCGCGACTACCTCCACCGGCGCGGCAAGGCCCACCGCGTGCTGTTCATGGTCGATGAGGTGGGCCAGTACGTGGGCGACAACAGCAGCCTGATGCTCAACCTGCAGTCGGTGGCGGAGGAACTGGGCACGCAGGCCCCGGGACGTGCCTGGATTCTGGTGACCTCGCAGGAGGACATCGACCGGGTGCTGGACGGCAAGGGCAAGGGCAACGACTTCTCGAAGATTCAGGGCCGCTTCAACACGCGCATCAGCCTGTCGAGCGCGAACACCGACGAGGTGATCCGGCGGCGGCTGCTGGGCAAGACCGAGGACGGCGAGCGGGCCCTGCGGGCGCTGTACGACTCGGCGCAGGCCACCCTGAAAAACCTCATCACCTTTAACCAGGACGCGACCCTGCTCGGCTACCGCGATGCCGAGAGCTTCGTGGCGAACTACCCCTTTATCCCCTACCAGTTCAAGCTCTTGCAGGAGGCCTTTACCGCCATCCGGCAGACGGGCCACTCCGGCAAGCACCTCTCGGAAGGCGAGCGCAGCATGCTCAACGCCTTTCAGGACGCGGCGCGGGCGTACGGCGACCGGCCCCTGGGCTCGCTGGTGCCCTTCGAGGTCTTTTACAGCGCCGTGGAGGGGTTTCTCGACTCGAACGTGCGCCGCGTCATCGACCAGGCGAGGGAGAACCCGGCGCTGGAGCCGCAGGACACCCACCTCCTCAAGACACTGTTCATGCTCAAGCACGTCAAAGAGATCAGGACCAACCTCGACAACCTGACCACCCTGAGCCTGAGCCACGTGGACGAGGACAAGCTGGCCCTGCGGGACCGCATCCAGGCGTCCCTCGCCCGGCTGGAGAAGCAGACCCTGATCTCCCGCAACGGGGAGGTGTGGACGTTCCTGACGAACGAGGAGCAGGACGTGGGCCGGGAGATCAAGAGCATCGACGTGACCGAGGGCGAGCTGAACGCCGAGCTGCAAAAGCGGGTGTGGCAGTCGGTGTACCCCGCCACTTCTTTGAAGTACGACGCCTACCACCCGTACTCCTTCAACCGCAAGCTCGACGACCGCCCCTTCGGCGCGGCCACCCACGACATCGGTCTGCACGTGGTCACGCCCTACGCCGAGCGGTTCCAGGACTTCTCCGCGGACAACCTCGCGGCCCTTCAGTCGAACGCGGTGCTGGTCGGTGGAAGCATCGAGGCGCTGGTAATCCTTCCGGACGACCGGCTGCTCTTCGAGGAACTCGCCGAGATGGTCCGCACCGACAAGTACGTGGCCCGCAAATCCGGTCAGGACAACACGCCCTCCATGCGCCAGATCATCAGCGCCCGCGCGGAGGAGAACGCGGCCCGCAAGGCCCGCATCGAGACCAACCTGCGGCAGGCGGTGACGAACGCCCGCGTGTACGTGCTGGGCAGCCGCTTGGGGAGTCCCGGCGGGAACCACACGGAGGTGCTGACGGGCGCGCTGCGCGCCCTGATCGACAACGGGTATCCCAAACGGCAGTTTCTGGAAAAACCACACCAGACCGAGGGCGACGTGGCCCGCGCCTTTACGACGCCCGACGACAGCCAGAACCTCGACGGGGAGGACCCCAACCACCTCGCGCTGGACGACATGGCCCGCTGGCTGGGAGAACAGGGCCTGCGGAACGTGCGCGTGACTGTCCGCACCCTGCTCGACCAGTTCACCCGCCGCCCCTACGGCTGGACGGAGCCAGAGGCACTGGGCGTCCTCGCCACGTTGGTCGTGAAGGGCCAGGTGGAGTTGCACCGGGCCCAGAAGCCCATCGACCCCGGCGAGCCGGGGCTGGCGGGGCGCCTCCTCAAGAAGGCCGGGCAGGAAGAGACCGTGGTGCGCCTCAGCGACGCCATCGACCCGAAGACCTTGGGGGCCGCCCGCAAGCTCGCGCGGGAGTACCTGACGAACGCGGACAAGCTCAGCACTGCCGACGCGCCCAAGCTCGCCGCCGAGTACCGCGCGCAGCTTCAGCGTGACCGGGAGGAGCTGACGCGCTCTCAAGAGAAGGCGGGACAGGGCTATCCCTTCGGGGCCGCCCTGAAGGAGCCGCAAGCCACCCTGGACGCCCTGCTGGCGACTTCGGGCACCGCCGCCCTGCTGGGTGAGGTGCAGGCCCGGGAAGAGGCGCTGGAGGACTGGATAGACCTCCGGGCGAAGCTCCAGAGCTTTTACGGTGGAGCGCAGGTCAAGATTTTCGACGAGGTTCGGCGCGACCTGGCCGACCTGGAACCCGACCTGACCCGCGTGAACGCGCCCGAGCTGCAAGACCGGATCAAGCGCGCCCGCGACATGCTCGCCATGCCCGACCCGGTCAAGGTCATCCCGCAACTGTCCGGCCTGCTGAAGCCCGTCAAGGCCCACGTCGAGGACCTGCTGGCCGAGTCCAAAACCAAGGTGCGGGCGGTGCTGGACGAGGAAGTCACGCGGTTGCAGGCGATCGCCGGGGAACTCGGGGCCGAGGAGACCCGCAAGCTCACCGGCCCGATCCTGGAGGTTCGCGGTCGCCTAGACGCGGCCCGGACGATCGACGCCGCCGAATCGTCCCAGATCGCCGTGCAGAACGCCGCCGCCCGGGTCGAGGGGGACATCCTGCGGGCCATCAACGAGCGCGCCCGGAAGGTGACATCCCAACCCGGTGGGGGCCAGCCCAGCGGGGGCGAAACCCCACAGCCCGCGCTCAAGCCCATCCGCACCCTGAAGGTCAGGAGCATGACCGCCGCCCCCTACCTGGAATCCGCGCAGGACATCGAGCAGTTCCTGGGCGCCCTAAAAACCCAGCTTGAACAGGCCGTGCAGAACGGCGAAAGGGTCCGAATCGAATGA
- the pglX gene encoding BREX-1 system adenine-specific DNA-methyltransferase PglX produces the protein MNRTAVKNFAQWARRHLHDLVRARLALFGVTEKGIETPKRIEGGLIVGGQTLTLSSTDIGQYDALIRHLHDLSGTPKEKYLLLVDEIAYTWFNRLAALRYMEVHGYAERALSSDQEGQTDPNLLRDAMTLAAQGDLPNVTPDLLAEWQRLYQPGEVYRRLLVAHSATFEAPMPFLFSREKAWLDLFLPDTLLNQDSFVRRMVSDVPEEDWGDIEIVGWLYQFYISERKDEVFAQKGKYSPRDIPAATQLFTPHWIVRYMVENSLGRIWLEAHPESGLREHMPYYLESENPAPPNPDLAPESLTVMDPACGSGHILVYAFDLLAHIYRERGYSEREIPALILEHNLHGLDIDERAAQLASFAVVMKARDLNSRLFRREMPALNILQVKSTRHQRLPNAGSRDMLGQFAVLSGGLTDADAFNPNDWQPLVDAFADADHLGSLITPPAFDAERLRAQLHWLKERGGLDAGALDELRHLLKQAELLSRKYDAVVANPPYMGSGNYNYIISNYVDARFPSIGADLSSVFIQICFNLLSEAAYFSMITNPSWMFLPAFNAVRKKLKEDFFLSSLIYLGRGVFGSDRGSCAFVVGAGENLKEKTTFLKLFGKFSKVSKNEEIEKRFFKSKRILRSIEDFEVIPNQPLAFWSSNILLGAFRGNLLRDEGKARQGIKTGNNDQFLRFWHEVGIHKSSVSGMGNKWWPCTKGGDYRKWYGNSEYFLNWEYDGVEIRNFKDEGGRLKSRPQNIQYFYKLGFTWTSSSAGDFSARLVPTGFTFESKGSMYFPKEAEKISQVLGLVNSSVASEVLEFLSPGTDYTEGAVSNIPHLSVEPANSHITERLVDISKTDWDNFETSWDFTTHPLLRPGAATLSEAFSTWQAQAEAAFRELQRLEEENNRYWIDAYGLQDELTPEVPDDQITIRRADLGRDVRSLLSYAVGCMMGRYSLDEPGLIHAGQPFDPGRHTRFPADPDGILPVTLDGHFEDDVTGRFAEFLRVAFAPEKVAENMEWVAAALGGQRAGETAEGRIRRYFATEFMSDHIQTYKKRPIYWLFTSGRKRGFGALVYLHRYDAGTLARLRTDYLMPLQRKLEAALERAQSEKDAAGSTDAKRKADKRIKEVSEQIAEVHKYDGSLKHAADLKITLDLDDGVAYNYWLMSAAGQQYRTGRALGGLQDLVYTGTDLKMDDLEKKSQWKRDLLAGQTVGA, from the coding sequence ATGAACCGCACCGCCGTCAAAAATTTCGCCCAGTGGGCCCGCCGCCACCTCCACGACCTCGTTCGCGCCCGCCTGGCCCTCTTCGGCGTCACCGAGAAGGGGATCGAGACGCCGAAGCGCATCGAGGGCGGCCTGATCGTCGGCGGGCAGACCCTCACGCTGAGCAGCACGGATATCGGGCAGTACGACGCGCTGATTCGGCACCTCCACGACCTCTCGGGCACGCCGAAGGAGAAGTACCTCCTGCTGGTGGACGAGATCGCCTACACGTGGTTCAACCGCCTTGCCGCGCTGCGGTACATGGAGGTCCACGGGTACGCCGAGCGCGCCCTGTCCAGCGACCAGGAGGGGCAGACCGACCCCAACCTGTTGCGGGACGCCATGACCCTCGCCGCGCAGGGCGACCTGCCGAACGTCACGCCGGACCTGTTAGCCGAGTGGCAACGGCTGTACCAACCCGGCGAGGTCTACCGCCGCCTGCTCGTCGCGCACTCGGCCACCTTCGAGGCCCCCATGCCCTTCCTGTTCAGCCGGGAGAAGGCGTGGCTGGACCTATTCCTGCCCGACACGCTGCTGAACCAGGATTCCTTCGTTCGGCGCATGGTGTCCGATGTCCCGGAGGAGGACTGGGGGGACATCGAGATCGTCGGCTGGCTCTACCAGTTCTACATCTCCGAGCGCAAGGACGAGGTGTTCGCGCAGAAGGGCAAGTACAGCCCCCGCGACATTCCCGCCGCCACGCAGCTTTTCACGCCGCACTGGATCGTGCGCTACATGGTGGAGAACAGCCTGGGCCGCATATGGCTGGAGGCGCACCCGGAGAGCGGCTTGCGCGAGCACATGCCGTACTACCTGGAGAGCGAGAACCCGGCCCCGCCCAACCCCGACCTGGCCCCCGAGAGCCTGACCGTGATGGACCCGGCGTGCGGCAGCGGGCACATCCTGGTGTACGCCTTCGACCTGCTGGCGCACATCTATCGCGAGCGGGGCTACAGCGAGCGCGAGATTCCCGCGCTGATCCTGGAACACAATCTGCACGGCCTGGACATTGACGAACGCGCCGCACAACTGGCGAGCTTCGCTGTGGTGATGAAGGCCCGTGACCTGAACAGCCGCCTGTTCCGGCGCGAGATGCCCGCGCTGAACATCTTGCAAGTAAAGTCCACCCGGCACCAGCGGCTGCCCAACGCCGGGAGCAGGGACATGCTCGGCCAGTTCGCCGTTCTGAGCGGTGGCCTGACCGATGCCGACGCCTTCAACCCCAACGACTGGCAGCCGCTGGTGGACGCCTTTGCCGATGCCGACCACCTGGGCAGCCTGATTACCCCGCCCGCCTTCGACGCCGAGCGGCTGCGGGCGCAATTGCACTGGCTGAAGGAAAGGGGAGGGCTGGACGCCGGGGCACTGGACGAGTTGCGCCATCTGCTGAAGCAGGCCGAGTTGCTGAGCCGGAAGTATGACGCAGTGGTGGCGAACCCACCATACATGGGAAGTGGGAACTACAACTATATTATCTCAAATTATGTTGACGCTCGCTTTCCGAGTATAGGCGCTGATTTGAGCAGTGTGTTCATTCAAATATGCTTCAACTTGTTGTCAGAGGCAGCTTACTTTTCTATGATTACAAATCCGAGTTGGATGTTTCTACCAGCCTTTAACGCTGTCAGAAAAAAGCTGAAAGAAGACTTTTTCCTATCATCACTGATATACTTGGGCAGGGGAGTTTTTGGTTCGGATAGGGGTAGTTGTGCCTTTGTCGTAGGTGCCGGGGAAAATCTAAAAGAAAAGACTACTTTTCTTAAGCTCTTTGGTAAGTTCTCAAAAGTTTCTAAAAATGAAGAAATCGAGAAGCGGTTCTTCAAAAGTAAGAGGATACTTCGCAGTATCGAGGACTTTGAGGTCATTCCTAACCAACCCCTTGCATTTTGGAGCAGTAACATTCTATTGGGCGCGTTTAGGGGAAACCTTCTGAGAGATGAGGGTAAGGCTAGGCAAGGGATTAAAACCGGCAACAATGATCAGTTTTTAAGGTTCTGGCATGAAGTAGGCATTCACAAATCTTCAGTCTCAGGTATGGGCAATAAATGGTGGCCTTGTACTAAGGGTGGCGATTATAGGAAATGGTATGGGAACTCAGAATATTTTTTGAATTGGGAGTACGACGGTGTAGAAATAAGGAATTTTAAGGACGAAGGAGGTAGGTTGAAAAGCAGGCCGCAGAACATACAATACTTTTACAAGCTTGGTTTTACTTGGACGTCAAGCTCCGCAGGTGATTTTTCTGCCCGTCTTGTCCCTACTGGATTCACCTTTGAGTCAAAGGGTTCAATGTACTTCCCTAAAGAAGCTGAGAAGATCTCTCAAGTCTTGGGTCTCGTTAATTCGAGCGTCGCAAGCGAGGTCTTAGAATTTTTGTCTCCCGGAACGGATTATACGGAAGGTGCTGTATCAAACATACCCCATCTATCAGTCGAACCAGCAAACAGTCATATTACTGAACGTCTTGTCGATATATCCAAAACCGATTGGGACAACTTTGAGACCTCTTGGGACTTCACCACCCACCCCCTCTTGCGCCCCGGCGCAGCGACCCTCTCCGAAGCCTTTTCCACCTGGCAGGCTCAGGCGGAGGCGGCCTTCCGCGAGTTGCAGCGGCTGGAGGAGGAGAACAACCGCTACTGGATCGACGCCTACGGGTTGCAGGACGAACTGACGCCCGAGGTGCCCGACGACCAGATCACCATTCGCCGCGCCGACCTGGGCCGCGACGTGCGCTCGCTGCTGTCCTATGCCGTGGGCTGCATGATGGGCCGCTACTCACTGGACGAACCCGGCCTGATCCACGCGGGGCAACCCTTCGACCCGGGGCGCCACACCCGCTTCCCCGCCGACCCCGACGGCATCCTGCCCGTGACCCTGGACGGCCACTTCGAGGATGACGTGACGGGCCGCTTCGCCGAGTTCCTGCGGGTCGCCTTCGCGCCGGAGAAGGTGGCCGAGAACATGGAATGGGTGGCGGCGGCCCTGGGTGGCCAGCGGGCAGGGGAGACGGCAGAAGGGCGCATCCGCCGCTACTTCGCCACCGAATTCATGTCCGACCACATCCAGACGTACAAGAAACGCCCGATCTACTGGCTCTTCACGTCGGGCAGGAAACGCGGCTTCGGGGCGCTCGTCTACCTCCACCGCTACGACGCTGGAACGCTGGCACGGCTGCGCACCGACTACCTGATGCCCCTGCAACGCAAGCTCGAAGCCGCGTTGGAGCGGGCGCAGAGCGAGAAGGACGCAGCGGGGAGCACAGATGCGAAGCGGAAGGCCGACAAGCGCATCAAGGAGGTCAGCGAGCAGATCGCCGAGGTCCACAAGTACGACGGGTCCCTGAAGCACGCCGCCGACCTGAAGATCACCCTCGATCTCGACGACGGCGTGGCCTACAACTACTGGCTGATGAGCGCGGCGGGCCAGCAGTACCGAACGGGAAGGGCGCTGGGGGGCCTGCAAGACCTCGTGTACACCGGCACCGACCTGAAGATGGACGATCTGGAGAAGAAGAGCCAATGGAAACGGGACCTGCTGGCGGGGCAGACGGTGGGGGCGTGA